DNA from Chelonia mydas isolate rCheMyd1 chromosome 3, rCheMyd1.pri.v2, whole genome shotgun sequence:
GCTGGGTGGAATCACACAGTTGGCATTCTGTGGTTACTAAAGAAGAGGTGGTACTCTGTGAGCACAGAATGCAGTGGATTCCACTGCTTCAGGGTCCAGAGGCCTGTGAGGGTTCTGCAAGTAAGCAACTGTGGAGGCAATTTTCTGCTGGCTCAGGTCCAAAATGAAAGAAACTTCATTCTGGTTACTTATAAAGGGAAACGGAGAATCTATGCTTGAGCCAGTATTGTTTTGCATGTGGAACTCCTATTAAAAGTCAGTGGGAAGTTGTGGTGTGAATTATGCAAAATCTAATTGAGTTTCAGGCCAAATGCCATCCAGTTCTTTCCACAAGTCTGAAATAAAAACTGTGATCAAGTGTCAAGCTGTTCAGTTGTGTGTGCAGGCTCTGAGAAACTCCTGCAAATTAGTAGTTGTTTGTGAGTAAAATGTTAGAAGTTTCCAAATCTACAACTAGGTTCAAATTATTTGCCAAGAACCAGTCTTCTTACATGCCAGTTTTTCccataaattttaaaatacataagcTCTGTCTCAAGTTGCAAGTAGATATAAATACCCAAGTTTAGAATAGTTTTTCTCTTGCAAAAATTTGTGCATGGGAATTGGTGTGtacaccaaaaatatttaaagttttgGCGATTGCTGTAAATATGAAAATAGATACAAATGCTTTCAACACACATTTGCAACAGATTTACAAGTATGTAAGCATTTCCATTTAGTAAGGTGTAAAAATCAGAAGTTTTGGTATTGAATTCTGCCTGCAGATCTGCACATGCAACTTCCACTGTTTGTATGCACACATCTCAGAGGGAAATTTATATAAACAACAGAGACCTCATACTAAGTTTAAAATACACATCGAGGGCCAACTTTTCAAACAAAGGCACACTGGAAgatttgccctcccccccccccccccccaattgttTTTAAATCCCACATGGTGGCACTTCACAATCCTTTCCAGCAAAGCTCATCTGCTCctattaaaaatatcaaacagTAAAAATTGGGGTTCATACCATAGGATAGCAATAATACTAATACTAAGCCTCACAGCATTTGGCATACTGACATTATAAGAAAAGTGGTTTGAGAAGTTCTCATGACCTGTTAGATTTTTCTTACTCTTGCTTCAATGCATTCTGCCTTTAATCATGAAAGACCTGTTTGCTTGTAGGAAGAAAGGGTATTCTAACCACCTTCTACATTATCATTATGACTGAGTCAGGGTTCCTGCTTTCAATACAATTATTCCCATTCTCAGTTATAATAGTTAAAACTTGTAATGTAGACAGCAAACTGCCAGCTGGGTTTCTATAACAAATCATGGCCTGTCTAGTGTTTTAACACTGTTACAGGGATGGGATTAAGTCTAGACTACTAATTTTGATCATGATGTAACCAGATCCCTTGAGTCTGTCAAAAAGTGTCAAATAGCAAGATACAAAGGATTAATGCTCATCTCAAAGAATGCAGAAATTTAGTTTCTTCATGTACTTCAAAATAAAACATGCCAATGAATGAAACTTGTCTATTGAATTGGAAGAGTAGAACATTGATGACTTTGATGATCCTGCAAATGATACTTTTGATACCGTCATAGTCACTGAAACAGTAGAAGTTTAAGTGTCCGTTCCATGACTTCTACCAGTGATTCAGCATCAGCTTCAGTCAGAAACAGTCTGTTTATCTTTGAGACAATAGCCAATTGGTGATTATGCCATAACAATTGTGGTGGCCTTTTGGGGTGGAGTAAGAGGAGGTGAAAAATATCTGGGTTTTTTAGGTAGGGGAAAATGACAAGTCTGTGGTAAATTAAAATACTCCAGAAAACATAATTATAGGTTCTCAGCATGCATTACTTTACCAATTGCATAATAAACTGTACTgtttattatgaaaatgaacagaaaagtGTAGCTTCATTAATCTGTGGCCTTCAGttgaatcaaaaataaaaatcacatacatgtataaaataaacattaatttGAGATTGGCACCCTATTAGGCCTCATGACCCTTGCTGTGACTCAGATCAAATATTGTAAGATAGAGGAATCAGCTAATCATGATGCTACTTCTGAGTTATGAAAATGTGACATAGTCAGCTGAGCTTGCATAGGAGGATATGCTCTTCTTGACTGAAGCAAAAGTGTTCCAAAGACTCCAGTTATAACTAAAAATGCCATAAGCAATCCTCCAAGGATCAAGGTTTCAACTGGTGGAAGTTTTCCtttatctggggggaaaaaacagagaggATTTACAAAGGAATTCCCTGTCATCAAATCCATCTGACGATATTGTTACTTGGGACAGAAGATGTTTTTCCAGTCTtaaaggcagtggtgagctggagccagttcgcgcgaaccggttgttaaattttgaagccggtttagaaccggttgttaaaggggtggggaagctcaGGTGGGAcggacaggatttggcccatgggaccgtcctgtccgtcccacctgagctctcggctggggaggctcccatgTGAATTTTTACTGACCCGGCGGCACTCCgagccttcggcggcacttcggtggcaggtccttcactcgctctgggtcttccGTGGCATTTCGGCagtgggtccttcactcgctccgggtcttcggcggcgggtccttcagtgccgccgaagacccggagggACTGAAGGacgtgccaccgaagacccggagcaagtgaaggaaccggttcttgagcttctggcagctcatcactgcttaaaGGTATAAGAATTAATTAGGATCCAATTCGGAACCAAATTTACATAGCTCTATCGAATGCATAAGTTGCAGAAGGCGGCAAAAGTGAGGGGCACCAGACCCACTTATCTTGGGGAAAGTTAGTTTGATGTGTAATGGCAGGAAGAAGGAAATCACACCTGAAACTCAGGTTCAAGCAGCTTGTTGGGGGTGAAGTGTGAATTCATGTAAATGATCTCTCCATCTTCTACACTGCATATCATAAACCTTCACTATCTCTTCTACTTGCAGGTGGCATAGGGAGGCAGCAAGGGGGGCATAGGGTGTGTTTAGTGGAGGTGAGGAAAGGATCAGGTTTTTGgtcctgtttttaaataaaacagcaaaaagTCTGCCCAGCAAGAGATGGatgtcctccttctcctccctttaCTGATTGCTATAGTGGGGAGGTGATTATCTTGATCCCAGTGGGTCCTTTGTACTATTGTTTCAGACCTTTCATCTATTGGCCAAGTCTTCACTTGGCCCTTTCtgaatttttccccttctgtCTGTCAACTGGGAAAGAATTGATTCCTTTGCTGAGAGGTTGGGGAGATGATCAGAATGGTTAATGAATTCTCTGATATAATCCCATGTGTGGCAactgggctgggcagagtgtTAGGGCTGGATTCTCCTTTCAGTTACACAATTTCTACAGTGGTGTAACTATGGTAACTATAGTGACTtcgatggagttactcctgatttacagcagggtCAGTgacagaagaatcaggccctcagactCCACCACTCTGAGAAGCTGGGTGGATGACTGAATTGGTCATGGCTATTTCCAGGGGACCTCCCCAGCTCAGGACAAAGATTAGCTTCtaaaggtatatctacacagaaaaaaaaaaaaaaaaacccacccaaaaccATGGTACTGAGTGTCAGAGCCCAGGTTGGGCTCAtgctacagcactaaaaatagccatgtagacattctGACTCAGGCTGTGAAGCCCAGGAAGGAGGgtgtttcagagcctgagctccggTCCGAGCTGGAACATCTACATGGCTATCTTTAACACCATAGTGCAAACCCCACAAACCCAAGCCTGCAGACCaggactctgagacttgctgccacaaaTTCTGTAGACTCAGAATTCTGCTGTGTGGACATGCCCTGAGGCTACAGAACAGTCAGATCCCCACAGTGGGCTGACCGCAGCCATGTCTCCTGTGGTGGGGGCTGACCGCCAGCCCTGGCAGTTAACCCGGCCCTGTTGCtcgtgctccagccccaggcttcTGGTATGACGGTGGCGGCTGCTGCTTCAGcagccccagcactgctcctggggcaggggctgactgtCGGCCGCTGCTTCGGTCCCAGGCCACTACTCTGGCCTCTGCTTCTGAgtgggggctgacagctgctccagcctcGCTGCTGTAGCGGACTAAAGCCAAATAAGTCATGGgaggtccactgaagtcatggaaGTAAGTTAAAGCAACATAGATTGACTTAATCACATAAATAAGAAAACTCATATTTATGGTTTCCATCACAGCTCATAGGGCCATTGACTTCTCTGGGAGTTTAAGGTTTTCAGAACCATCCAGGAACTGGcacataataaaaattaatatgcaTTGAGCAAGGAAGCTAAGTTGTCTGTGGTATGCATGAGTTTGAATTTCTTggattttgtgtgtttaaaattttttttcctgttaatggaatatttgacatttttaacatttaaaatataccaAAATGGATCACACCAGGCTACATAAAACATTTGAAACATGGCTTTATACATTCAATTTAAACATTGAAACATGGCTTTATAAATCACTTACTTGTGTTAGCTTCTCCATCATCTGCCAGCTTTCGCTTGATGGGACCATAAGAGACTGTGTGAGTAGGAAATGGTGTAGTTTCTCTTTTATTCCTGGTTATTCTACCATAATTAGTACAATTCTGATAAAAAAGAGATTGCAAACAGTAAGTGTCCATGCCTATATGCATACATGCTCCACAAAGGGAGGTCAAGTAATTCACACTTGAAACTGTTTGCCTGATAAACACAGGCCTCTGATTAGATGAAGGAGCAACAGAATAGAGCAATGCTGTGAATAGAATAATGTTTGAGATGAGCAGAGTCATCTTGCTCCAAGAGAGGGCAGTGataaccatacacacacacatcatatACTCAGTACTTAAGACAGAGCTTGTCCTGAAGTCCAAAGCAGGAGTAGCTGCTATTCAGGAGAGTCATAGTGGAACACAAACCCTTATCATGTAGGTCACTGGCTCAAATTCGGGTCAGGTCAGTAGTGACCTGATCTTGCAGACACGTACATGTGCTGCTCTTTGCTGAACCATAGTGTCATTAAACTCAGTGGGGTTACCTGTGAGCAAAGCTAAATTGTTACCATCTGGTGGCTGTTCAGTGACCTGTTAGAAATGAATTTGGTAGGTTCAATTTTAGTGGACAAGAGTCCATATTACAAGAAAAGAAACCCTCACCTGCACAGTGGTTATTACTGGGACCTTTTATGCCTTTCTCAGCAAAAAGACAAAGGACTGAATAGACTTGGAGATAGAACTGccctctcaccccctcacccctaaTTTAGTGTTAGGGAAGCATGGGAAAGTTTGCTAGCTGCTGATCATTCTGTACTTATTGTGTGGATAAATTGGAGTGCATTTTCCTCGGCTGCCAATCTTTTACAAGCACCaaaatcatttagaaaaacaagaCTCTCTCAAATCTATGTGTTCAAGACAAGCTATCATCTAAGAATAAATTTGCAATGATCTAttcatatgtgtatatatgtgtgtgtttctaTGAACAAATCATTGCAAATAGATATATTCAGTAACAACAACAGAGAGAGGAAGTAATAGGATTCAAACCTGGACATTTGATCACAAACTACAGGGTTCTTGTCTGATACCTTAATGCATAATTTCTagctgtacttacatttcaggtcTGGTACCAGGTCCTCTAATAAAGTACTGGATACAGAAGTAAATTGAAAGGTAGTTTCTAGACTGCAGAACACTAAGCATTGGGGTAATAGTTAAAAGTTTGGGGGGTTGTGACAAGCCCCTGAACCCACTTAAGCACCTACTCACTTTGCAGACTTGtgttcttatttctttttctcaaaTATTAACAGGTATGGCTAAAGAAAAAGCTCCATATTAGCTCAGTGCAAAGAAATGCTATTCTTTAGCAGAGCCTAATCCCATAGAGGGCAATTTAATATACACAGCAAGAAAGCACAGCTGTGGTTTAACTTTTGGTGCATTGCAGATGCAAAGGATAGTTGCTGTTACAGTAAGAATGGGTTGGCACTGCAGAAAGCTCAAGTGGATAAATCACAAGTGGAAAAATCAGGGGCACGTCTGCCAGCTTAATAAAAGACACTGGGCTCTCAGTACAAAACACTGACAAGCTCCAGAAGTGAGTAATACTGCTGGGAAGGAGACGTGGCCGGGGTAGCAATAGCACAATGatgcacatatttaaaaatattattttggaaGGTCCTGCACATCCAGAGGGGACAATTTTCAGATATTAATAAATTTGGCCTTTCTCATTTTATACCCCAAAATAAACAATGAGCTTGATCCATCCAAAATGATCCTACATGGCTGCTGTCCCACGGAAACTGTACAGGACCTTTAGTCTCTGCAATCATGGAAGATAATCTCTAGTCTGAGGAAGAAAAGTCCCCTTTCCTGCAGTCACAGGTCAAATCAGTTATCCTGTACTTTCGCCTTTCCGAGGACAAAATTAGAGGCTTCTCCCAGCCCAAGTACTGTATTGGCATTCTAGTTCTTGGGGATGACAGGGAATCTCATATTCTTGTGGTAGACTGGGTTCTTTCCAGCACTCAGTAATCTGGACGGGGAGGAGGCTTAAAAGGTTTATATATCTGAATAGCTGTACAGTGTGGGAgacaagaattttaaaaacaaggatCAGGATTCAAGAAACCTTCTGCATCCATAACAAAACAAAGATTAGGAGGCAGAAATTCTACCCTTTCACTCCCTTGCAACACACTGGGGACTGGACATCCAGGTCAGCtgcagagacaaaaataaaactcTGTTCATTGGTTGGGCTCTGAGCCCATCAATCCCTCCACTCACAGCTGTGCAGGGAAGTTACTAGGGCTGTAATTATCCCCTCATTGTGCTGCGAGAGATTTGTGAATGTCCTGAGTCATGGGAGTTGTGCAGACCTATAGAAAGAGGGCTGGCTCATTGACAGAAGTCCGCTTCCTCCTGGGTAGATCTACAATGTGCAGCCACAAAGCCTTTACTTAAAGGCTTCTGTTGCAGGCTGACTTTTCTGCTGAGGAACTGGGATCCACATCCTCCCAACTTTTGGGGTCCCAGCCCACATAGGCATTTTCTTCTGGGTCAGGCTTTAAAAGATCCCAATCCATATATTAGACTACAAGCATGCACAATTTCATCCAGTTCCAAAACCtggaaaaactggtttcagagtagcagctgtgttagtctgtatctgcaaaaagaaaaggaggacttgtggcaccttagagactaacacatttatttgagcataagctttcgtgagctacagctcacttcatcggatcaaataaatttgttagtctctaaggtgccacaagtcctccttttctttttgctgaaaaaacTGGTTAGCAGTAAAGGACTGCAAAAATCTACCCAACACCAGAGGCCAAATTCAGGCGTGGCGTAAAGGGATTCAACTGCAATGGAGGTTGAACTATGCTATTTCCCTATGGAATTGCACTTTGTTATACTGGGTCTGAATTTGGTCCCAGatatttaaggcctgattctcttctcacttacatcagCTTTACATGTGGGTACGTCTATTGACTGCAATAGATTTACtccgatttacaccagtatatGTGAAAAGAGATTACAGGTCAAaagaggttgggttttttttttttaaggggaagTATACATTGTTTTCTGGGCATCTTATAAAAACCAGCCTACATAACAAGGTGCGTAGCAACAAATGACATATGTATCAGGAAACAGACGCATACCCTAAATTGTCTATGGCAGATTTTACTTATGCTGAACTACTGTCTTGTGTGACTTTCAGACAAAGCATCTGGTTTTATTTGAGTCAATTTCCAAAATGTCATACTGACTTCTTCcttgatttctttctttgcttaATATGTCATCCTGGTAGCTTTTCAGATGTAATTCCTGAGGATATAAACCAACGTACAAAGCCTTGTTATCCTTATGAAGCTGCTGTTAATGCCTAAACATCTACCATCAAAAATCATTCACACTGATATTGCATTCTGTGCCATAATGTCAGACAAGTACTGAGCAAGCTGTACTGTATCTTCCTTTATGATGTCAAAAAGGTTTCTCTCCTGTTCTGTATTGTGAACAAAGATATAATCAATCTCCTTGCTAATAATATAAAATTCAACTGCATGGACAGTTTTAAGAACAGTGTGGTTCTGAGGTGGAATTTTATATTGCTCCCCTTAGAAAACTTGTCTTCTATGTCACCAGCCCATAAATTGTCAGCTGAATGCTGGTAAATGTCACTTAGTTATAGCTCCTCTAGGATCAACTAATATTTCATGCTTTTTCTTCGCACATTATATTATCAGATGAAACAGATGCAAACTCTGCTATATGTTTTGCTACCATACTGACATGTCTGAATTAAGCTGTAAGCTTCCAGCAGCAGGGCCCTCATCTTCgatatgtgtttgtacaacattGGTTACATTGATGGTGCTCtaaaaataatattataaatCAGTCCAAACTATGTgaccttgctcaggcaaaacactctttgatgttaatgggaattttgcctctgGAAGGTCTGAATAAGGACCACAGGACAACAGTAATTAATATAGCACTTCACATTTGAAAATTGCTATACAAATATTAATTTCTCATGACAATGCTGAGAGTTAGGCAAGTGTGATGGCGTGCAGGGACACAATGTTGTCCTTAGGGAGCAAGGAGATAAactcagctccccctcccttgGCACAGGGGGGAAGGACTTAAAAATGGGCTACTTGggagatggggggtggagggggggatgcCAGTGGGAATCGAGTCCACAACCAGAGTTGGAGAACTTGGCTGAAACTCTGGTGGAGGGAGTTTTCTGTTACTCTTTTTTATTTGGTTAACTTGATTTGATTTCTGGTTATAAACATTATCCCTAAATAAAAACCACGTTGACTGCTCctgggttttgtttctgtttagtCATTCGACCAACTTGCGCTAAGGATTACTCTTCTAATTTTGCAGGGGAAGTGGAGGCAGAGGGCTATGTgtcttgctcaaggccacacttCAAGTAAATGATAGAGATTAGAATTTAGGAGCTCCTGATTTCCAGACCTGTACTCAGTCTACTAGACCACATAGTTTCTCCAGTTTGGcccaacaataataataataattaattaataaccCCACCCCAATCCTCATGCACACATGGATATATACAAAACTTACTGGCTTGCAAACAGCTGCTGTACTGTGACAAATCTGAACTGTGCAGTGTAGGAAAATGTCATTGTAAGAGATGCCAACAAACTTGAACATCTGGATCCTAAACATTGCTTCTGCACCTTCACCATTCATTATTACTGACAGTGTTTCATCTTTGACAACTTGGGAGCAGCTATGTGGGATAAAAGGTATAAAATAATTAGATCCAAGGGTCATAAATCTTTGGCATTCATCTGTGTTATATCAGACACTAGAGGAGATTTAGCCAAACAGCAGAGTCTCAGTCTGATGACTGATCTTGTTTGTGCATCCCTCACATTACTCAaggttagagctggtcagaaaaatgtctttgcaaccaaaataaaaaaaaaattgcagaaaaatttgttttgatacacttttttgaatttttattgttacaaaaatttcaaaacaaaaaaattcatttagaaaAAGCTTCAGATCTGTTTGTTTTCAACCCTCCCCTTCTCTCATCTCTAAAACTATTTTTCCTTATTCTCACCCCCGACCCTttttccagtggggaaaaaagcaaggaaatgtgaGTAAAACACCCATTCTTCTAAGTCTTACTGTCATCCCCCTTTTCAAGTGCAAAAATAGGGAAACACTAAAagtaagaagaaaaagaaaaaatctaaatgattttttttaattcaaaatgaattgaaacatttaattgcatttaaaaatttttaattgaaaaaattcCTCAAGCCTAATAAAAATTGTTGCAGGTAGTTGGCTTCAATATAAACACCTTCACAATGTGAATGTATCAACCCCAAAGGGTAGGAGAATAAGGCACCTAAACTACAACCTTAATGATGCACAGCAGTGccattttgaattgaaatattttgagttttggccaaaatatttttgtttttcaggtgttaaagtttttcaatgaaacattGAAATTACCCAAGGATAGgagaaacttttaataaatattttgtttagttgaaaacccagttttcca
Protein-coding regions in this window:
- the LOC122465073 gene encoding uromodulin-like; translated protein: MVQQPNGENKISVDIRTITLNTEDGNFSVSMMLYKDPNFEDMWTTVPFLTLEDNIFVKVNMVPGHLIIQLENCWSTPTKNPSHAVQYSFIEDSCSQVVKDETLSVIMNGEGAEAMFRIQMFKFVGISYNDIFLHCTVQICHSTAAVCKPNCTNYGRITRNKRETTPFPTHTVSYGPIKRKLADDGEANTNKGKLPPVETLILGGLLMAFLVITGVFGTLLLQSRRAYPPMQAQLTMSHFHNSEVAS